One Halalkalicoccus tibetensis genomic region harbors:
- a CDS encoding NAD(+)/NADH kinase: MGDRSRIGLIVNPSAGRDIRRLTGGATVVDNYAKRRVAECVLQGLGVVDEPPVAMLMPDTAGIAASAAEEVPDASTELLDLPVEGTAADTRRAAEHFREVADAIVVLGGDGTSRDTALECGDVPLLSVSTGTNNVVPTAVDGTVAGAAAALVATGAVDAEAVTTHHGMVEARTASGESITGLASVELSNRSFIGTRATLDPADLAGGIVSRANPADIGLSSVAGAFEALAPDEPDAVGLRLVDAEAAPRTAKAIVAPRMVAELGIEACRRLSPGEVMTADVAEGVLGADGERELEIVDETVEFRTISDGPRLVSFEAVFEEAARSGLLEGG; encoded by the coding sequence GTGGGCGATCGTTCCCGGATCGGCCTGATCGTCAACCCCTCGGCCGGACGCGACATTCGGCGGCTGACCGGCGGCGCGACCGTCGTCGACAACTACGCGAAGCGCCGCGTCGCCGAATGCGTCCTCCAGGGGCTGGGAGTCGTCGACGAGCCGCCGGTCGCGATGTTGATGCCCGATACGGCGGGGATCGCCGCGAGCGCTGCCGAGGAAGTCCCGGATGCCTCGACGGAGCTGCTCGATCTCCCCGTCGAGGGAACGGCCGCGGACACCCGCCGGGCGGCCGAACACTTCCGTGAGGTGGCGGACGCGATCGTCGTCCTCGGGGGCGACGGGACGAGCCGCGATACCGCCCTCGAATGTGGCGACGTCCCGCTGCTTTCGGTCTCGACGGGGACGAACAACGTCGTCCCGACCGCCGTCGACGGGACGGTCGCCGGGGCGGCCGCCGCGCTCGTCGCGACCGGCGCGGTCGACGCCGAGGCAGTCACGACCCATCATGGCATGGTCGAAGCCCGCACCGCGTCCGGAGAGAGCATCACTGGACTGGCGTCGGTCGAGCTCTCGAACAGATCGTTCATCGGGACCCGCGCGACGCTCGACCCCGCCGACCTGGCGGGTGGGATCGTTTCGCGTGCGAATCCGGCCGATATCGGCCTCAGCAGCGTCGCTGGTGCGTTCGAAGCACTCGCGCCCGACGAACCGGATGCCGTCGGTCTCCGACTGGTCGATGCCGAGGCCGCTCCGCGGACGGCAAAGGCGATCGTCGCCCCCAGGATGGTAGCCGAACTCGGCATCGAGGCGTGTCGGCGCCTCTCTCCAGGAGAAGTGATGACGGCCGACGTCGCCGAAGGTGTGCTTGGAGCCGACGGCGAGCGCGAACTCGAGATAGTCGATGAGACCGTCGAGTTCCGAACGATCAGTGACGGTCCCCGTCTCGTCTCGTTCGAAGCGGTCTTCGAGGAAGCCGCCCGAAGCGGTCTACTCGAGGGCGGATAA
- a CDS encoding E3 binding domain-containing protein — protein MGYVVKMPKLGLEMEQGTMLEWHLEEGDSVAEDEVIAEIESEKSIGEIEAREDGVLRMTALEEGESVPPGTPIGIVAGADEDIADLQAEFETDEGLDEPGSDETTESADSALEGTPSEGGETAGTSTDAETAESVDIKASPRAERRAEELGVGLADVDGSGPQGAITEDDVEAAAAAEDTGSTGRTTAEQIKASPRAERRAEEIGVDLMTVEGSGPQGAITEADVEAAADDTPSEAIEAAAAEGERAAVRPGQYRTATLVIDGEEADALMETTEFAGQAFDVEPSPLDVLLVAVSATLIDHPAFNATIEDETHHLHTRQDVAVAAESDGELLTPVIDGVEELSFAELVETRHEVVDEAIASGMSDGRATFALGLESEVDDVESLIEAPTAAGLLVNSSRRRAVPAENGVSLERCLSLSLVYDTRVLGDRDAEAFLDALLERIENAPELVLRTYGKRSP, from the coding sequence ATGGGATATGTTGTCAAGATGCCGAAGCTCGGGCTGGAGATGGAGCAGGGGACGATGCTCGAGTGGCACCTCGAGGAGGGCGACTCCGTCGCGGAAGACGAGGTGATCGCCGAGATCGAGTCCGAGAAGAGCATCGGCGAGATCGAGGCGCGCGAAGACGGCGTACTCAGAATGACGGCGCTGGAGGAAGGTGAGTCGGTTCCACCGGGAACGCCGATCGGGATCGTCGCCGGCGCCGATGAGGACATCGCCGATCTACAAGCCGAGTTCGAGACTGATGAGGGGTTGGACGAGCCCGGATCTGACGAGACGACGGAATCGGCTGATTCGGCGCTGGAGGGCACACCCTCGGAGGGCGGCGAAACGGCGGGGACGAGTACGGATGCCGAGACAGCCGAAAGCGTGGACATAAAGGCCTCACCGCGGGCCGAACGCCGGGCGGAGGAGCTCGGCGTTGGCCTCGCCGACGTCGACGGGAGTGGCCCACAGGGGGCGATCACCGAAGACGATGTCGAAGCGGCGGCAGCGGCCGAGGATACTGGCTCGACCGGGAGAACGACCGCTGAACAGATCAAAGCCTCCCCGCGGGCTGAACGCCGTGCGGAGGAGATCGGCGTCGATCTCATGACGGTCGAGGGTTCGGGTCCCCAGGGGGCGATCACCGAGGCTGACGTCGAGGCAGCGGCCGACGATACGCCGTCGGAAGCGATCGAAGCTGCGGCCGCCGAAGGCGAGCGCGCCGCCGTCCGGCCAGGGCAGTACCGGACTGCGACGCTCGTGATCGACGGCGAGGAGGCCGACGCGCTGATGGAGACGACCGAGTTCGCAGGGCAGGCCTTCGACGTCGAACCGTCGCCGTTGGACGTGTTGCTGGTGGCCGTCTCGGCAACACTGATCGATCACCCCGCGTTCAACGCGACGATCGAGGACGAGACCCATCACCTCCATACCCGACAGGACGTCGCCGTCGCGGCCGAATCGGACGGGGAACTGCTCACACCTGTCATCGACGGCGTCGAGGAGCTGTCGTTCGCGGAGCTCGTCGAGACGCGCCACGAGGTCGTCGACGAGGCAATCGCGAGCGGCATGAGCGACGGTCGTGCGACGTTCGCGTTAGGGCTCGAATCGGAGGTCGACGACGTCGAGTCCCTGATCGAAGCGCCGACGGCGGCCGGTCTGCTCGTAAACAGTTCACGGCGGCGGGCCGTCCCGGCCGAGAACGGCGTCTCCCTCGAGCGATGTCTCTCGCTGTCGCTGGTCTATGATACGCGCGTCCTCGGCGACCGGGACGCGGAGGCGTTCCTCGATGCCCTCCTCGAACGGATCGAAAACGCACCCGAACTCGTGTTGCGGACTTACGGGAAACGCAGCCCGTAG
- a CDS encoding type II toxin-antitoxin system VapC family toxin, producing the protein MANRRLFDASALVDVILGEGSGTVGIDVVFDEVLLDLTRYEAANALWKIAVARDLLSDDELRTAVDILGRLDNEVRFESATGAELHRTMQVAHRDGLTFYNASYLSIAERDDLSLVTEDGALRDAAIRQDVPTETVREIGE; encoded by the coding sequence ATGGCAAATCGTCGGCTGTTCGACGCGAGCGCGCTTGTGGACGTCATTCTCGGCGAGGGCAGCGGAACGGTCGGCATCGACGTCGTCTTCGACGAGGTCTTGTTGGACTTGACGCGGTATGAGGCAGCGAACGCCCTCTGGAAGATCGCGGTCGCTCGTGATCTGCTCTCCGACGATGAGCTCCGGACTGCGGTCGATATACTGGGACGGCTCGATAACGAGGTGCGGTTCGAGAGCGCGACCGGGGCCGAACTACATCGAACGATGCAGGTCGCCCATCGAGACGGTCTCACGTTCTACAACGCGTCGTATCTCTCGATCGCGGAGCGCGACGATCTCTCCCTCGTCACTGAGGACGGGGCGCTCCGGGATGCGGCGATCCGACAGGACGTTCCGACCGAGACGGTCCGTGAGATCGGTGAGTAG
- a CDS encoding thiamine pyrophosphate-dependent dehydrogenase E1 component subunit alpha, with the protein MPSIDLETENGRKEALRRMLTIRWFDETAGERFADGEIPGFVHLYIGEEAVGVGACAALEDDDYITSTHRGHGHCIAKGLDPKLMMAELYGKRDGYCNGKGGSMHIADVDAGMLGANGIVGAGPPLGTGAALTIERNDEEQVALSFLGDGAVAQGQVHSAVNLAATWDLPVIFLVENNGYGEGTPAEEQHNVENLSATAGAYDIPGITVDGMDVTAVNEAVLEARKRARDGKGPTFIEAETYRFHGHFEGDEELYREDDEVERWKARDPIDSFAERLMDRDELTDEGFEELTKESKATIEEALEYAQNAEEPAPQEAYDDMFGAEVPELTEFAQQVRADGGHHPEKGGER; encoded by the coding sequence ATGCCAAGCATTGATCTAGAGACGGAAAACGGACGCAAGGAGGCGTTGCGACGGATGCTCACGATCCGGTGGTTCGACGAGACGGCGGGCGAACGGTTCGCCGACGGCGAGATCCCGGGATTCGTCCACCTGTATATCGGCGAGGAGGCGGTCGGCGTCGGGGCATGTGCCGCCTTGGAGGACGACGATTATATCACGAGCACGCATCGGGGCCACGGCCACTGCATCGCGAAGGGACTCGATCCGAAGCTCATGATGGCCGAGCTGTACGGCAAACGCGACGGCTACTGCAACGGAAAGGGCGGCTCGATGCATATCGCTGACGTCGACGCTGGCATGCTCGGCGCCAACGGGATCGTCGGCGCCGGTCCGCCGCTTGGAACGGGGGCGGCGCTCACGATCGAGCGCAACGACGAGGAACAGGTCGCGCTGTCGTTCCTCGGGGACGGCGCCGTCGCCCAAGGACAGGTCCACTCGGCGGTGAACCTCGCCGCGACGTGGGACTTGCCTGTAATATTCTTGGTCGAGAACAACGGCTACGGCGAGGGGACGCCGGCCGAGGAACAACACAACGTCGAGAACCTGAGCGCGACCGCCGGCGCCTACGATATCCCCGGGATCACCGTCGACGGGATGGACGTCACCGCGGTCAACGAGGCGGTGCTCGAGGCCCGAAAACGCGCTCGGGACGGAAAGGGGCCGACGTTCATCGAGGCCGAGACCTACCGGTTCCACGGGCACTTCGAGGGCGACGAGGAGCTCTACCGCGAGGACGACGAGGTCGAACGCTGGAAGGCGCGCGACCCGATCGACTCCTTCGCCGAGCGCCTGATGGACCGCGACGAACTCACCGACGAGGGCTTCGAGGAGCTGACAAAGGAGTCGAAGGCGACCATCGAGGAGGCCCTCGAGTACGCTCAGAATGCCGAGGAACCCGCTCCTCAGGAAGCCTACGATGACATGTTCGGTGCCGAGGTACCCGAGCTCACGGAGTTCGCCCAGCAGGTGCGTGCCGACGGTGGGCATCATCCTGAGAAAGGAGGTGAGCGCTGA
- a CDS encoding nucleotidyltransferase domain-containing protein: protein MQEQATVSLDVPLPEKRVFRYQAMQDILQQLITDPFGEFTQQELAMMIDADVSSVSRSVDLLDRLGVLAIDTGRPARIRLDPDHLSCSDPLFLIAQSEFRKPIRAFRDTLESRVDSTRSIEGVVGIVLYGSVARGTADRRSDIDLLVVLDGDTNHGRRLVSRIERDLGEESFDGDRYEFDVRVETLESSLSVTDALRSVFDDGIVIERTETLGNLRRTVYEHTGPRED, encoded by the coding sequence ATGCAAGAACAAGCGACCGTCTCCCTAGACGTTCCTCTGCCGGAGAAGCGCGTGTTCCGGTACCAGGCGATGCAGGACATCCTCCAGCAGTTGATCACTGATCCGTTCGGTGAGTTCACACAGCAGGAACTGGCGATGATGATCGATGCCGACGTCTCATCGGTGTCACGATCGGTCGATCTACTCGATCGACTCGGCGTACTCGCGATCGATACAGGACGACCGGCCCGGATTCGACTGGACCCCGATCATCTCTCCTGTTCGGATCCGCTGTTCCTGATCGCCCAATCCGAGTTCCGAAAGCCGATACGGGCGTTTCGTGATACGCTCGAGAGCCGTGTCGACTCGACCAGAAGCATCGAGGGCGTCGTCGGCATCGTACTGTATGGAAGCGTCGCACGCGGGACCGCGGATCGTCGCAGCGACATCGATCTCCTGGTAGTTCTCGATGGCGATACGAACCACGGACGACGGCTCGTCTCACGTATCGAGCGCGATCTCGGGGAGGAATCGTTCGATGGCGATCGCTACGAGTTCGACGTTCGCGTCGAGACGCTCGAAAGCTCGCTGTCGGTCACCGATGCGCTTCGGTCCGTTTTCGACGACGGGATCGTCATAGAGCGAACCGAGACGCTGGGGAACCTCCGACGGACCGTCTATGAGCATACGGGACCTCGAGAGGACTGA
- a CDS encoding Coenzyme F420 hydrogenase/dehydrogenase, beta subunit C-terminal domain has protein sequence MTERDTDPLPRVPESGDEGSDGASVPPTSGARDPAGTDPDTKPIRYRRTGDADGAGTGTDGSDIGDREACGCGSCGCGDGVSKEIDGSVVAADGSGGVVNVGPDGDLGNIAFTEPSIEPTQDLSDDPAERVGVPDGVELETPSYSIRSEMNDIETPDEKTWFMELDAAVIDDGRCIQCGTCVAACPSDSIGIGDDDLPELVKMCTGCSLCWDFCPRGGLRYERQWTITGGEDNVKGASDPITEFSAKVGSSWQRNTGTTESSQAPARETRENAQDGGVVTSVLSHLLEAGEIDGALIATESDDEPWKAESFLATSHEEVVANAGSFYNQTMALGNLDLDRWAEKLPDKPAEEISLALVGTPCEIEGIRALQDFEWEYGSQESGVRAIDYTIALMCTKNFNYHRLIGEQLEEKRGISTDEIGKMDVLHGDMIVYDHEGELLVEEDVTEFHDATLKGCSECADFTGYCADLTVGSVGSSDEFSSVIVRTERGMDAWELTAPDLEYHDLEDRSAVGKLQGWDKKQAFESLERPFDPEAPRFIEYTDHVENYGTTLNPHESDH, from the coding sequence ATGACTGAGCGCGACACCGATCCGCTCCCCCGCGTTCCGGAGAGCGGCGACGAGGGAAGCGATGGCGCGAGCGTCCCGCCGACGAGCGGGGCCCGCGATCCCGCCGGCACCGATCCCGATACCAAGCCGATCCGCTACCGGCGCACGGGTGACGCCGACGGCGCTGGTACTGGCACCGATGGCTCCGATATCGGTGATCGGGAGGCGTGTGGCTGTGGAAGCTGTGGCTGTGGCGACGGCGTGAGCAAGGAGATCGACGGCTCGGTGGTCGCCGCCGATGGCAGCGGCGGTGTGGTCAACGTCGGTCCCGACGGCGATCTCGGCAACATCGCGTTCACGGAACCCTCGATCGAGCCGACCCAGGACCTCTCGGACGATCCCGCCGAGCGCGTCGGCGTTCCCGACGGCGTCGAGCTCGAGACGCCCTCGTACTCGATCCGAAGCGAGATGAACGACATCGAGACGCCGGACGAGAAGACGTGGTTCATGGAGCTCGATGCGGCCGTCATTGACGACGGGCGCTGTATCCAGTGTGGCACCTGCGTCGCCGCGTGTCCCTCCGATTCGATCGGAATCGGCGACGACGACCTGCCCGAGCTGGTGAAGATGTGCACCGGCTGCTCGCTCTGTTGGGACTTCTGTCCTCGCGGCGGCCTGCGATACGAGCGCCAGTGGACGATCACCGGCGGCGAGGACAACGTCAAGGGTGCGAGTGACCCGATCACGGAGTTCTCCGCGAAGGTCGGATCGTCCTGGCAGCGAAACACTGGGACGACGGAGTCGTCCCAAGCCCCCGCTCGCGAAACTCGCGAGAACGCCCAGGACGGCGGCGTCGTCACCAGCGTCCTGTCGCACCTCCTGGAAGCTGGCGAGATCGACGGCGCGCTGATCGCCACCGAGTCCGACGACGAGCCCTGGAAGGCCGAAAGCTTCCTCGCGACGAGCCACGAGGAGGTCGTCGCGAACGCCGGCAGTTTCTACAACCAGACGATGGCGCTTGGCAACCTCGATCTGGATCGCTGGGCGGAGAAACTCCCCGACAAGCCCGCCGAGGAGATCAGCCTCGCGCTGGTGGGCACCCCCTGCGAGATCGAGGGGATCCGCGCCCTGCAGGACTTCGAATGGGAGTACGGCTCCCAGGAAAGCGGCGTGCGCGCGATCGACTACACGATCGCGCTGATGTGCACGAAGAACTTCAACTACCATCGGCTCATCGGCGAGCAGCTCGAGGAGAAGCGCGGGATCAGTACGGATGAAATCGGGAAGATGGACGTGCTTCACGGCGACATGATCGTCTACGACCACGAGGGCGAGTTACTGGTCGAGGAGGACGTGACGGAGTTCCACGACGCGACGTTGAAGGGGTGTAGCGAGTGTGCTGACTTTACCGGCTACTGTGCGGACCTGACCGTCGGCTCCGTCGGTTCGAGCGACGAGTTCTCCAGCGTGATCGTCCGGACCGAGCGCGGGATGGACGCCTGGGAACTCACCGCGCCGGATCTCGAGTATCACGATCTGGAGGATCGGTCGGCGGTCGGCAAGCTCCAGGGCTGGGACAAGAAGCAGGCCTTCGAG
- a CDS encoding ribbon-helix-helix protein, CopG family, with product MTKTVSAKVPDELKEELEREGINVSEVIRDALSEELAERRRETLQNDVADLRERVGNSVSTETIVDSVRETREER from the coding sequence ATGACGAAGACCGTCTCGGCGAAGGTCCCCGATGAACTGAAAGAGGAGCTCGAGCGCGAGGGGATCAACGTCAGCGAGGTCATCCGTGATGCACTCAGCGAGGAGCTCGCAGAACGGCGACGGGAGACCCTTCAGAACGACGTGGCCGACCTCCGTGAACGGGTCGGCAACAGTGTTTCGACCGAGACGATCGTCGATTCGGTTCGCGAGACGCGCGAGGAACGATAG
- a CDS encoding ferredoxin--nitrite reductase: protein MNTVEQWKQEQHPLDVIDDVYEYAEEGLSFDEIEDRAGEGVWERMKWTGMYTHGRQRGYLMMRTKVPGGYLTPEQAEVIGEVADEFATAPEEHGGSEQNELWGDAYLDITTRQDVQMHWIEIEDVPEIWERYDEVGLTTVQGCGDGARNVLGCPAAGLDDHECFDAQPVVDAVSEYFTGNREYANLPRKFKMTITGCRQDCAQSQINDVGLVPARKEIDGEPHYGFHARVGGGLSDGPRMASTLNVFVRPEDAVEFCRAVAQTFKELGDRHNHGVCRMRYLVEQMGPENFEAAIRDRCSVDLRSRGRDLTEGYTGDHVGVHDQREPGLKYVGFNVITGRMGGDEFVEAARAAREYGTEEASIRLATDQNFLISHVPEERVSDLLAEPFAADYQPDPGPFSRGAVGCTGSEFCNYGIIETKNRVKHWARELDERIETPDDLEVVRMHMSGCSASCAQPQIADIGFRGETVKVETEGNADDAIVEGMDFGLGGSLGTDNEFLDWVETAVPAESVIPALEQLFASYADERHEDERFYEWTRRVDNGRLRTIMQGAEANVAGGVAADD from the coding sequence GTGAACACGGTCGAGCAGTGGAAACAGGAGCAACACCCGCTCGACGTCATCGACGACGTCTACGAGTACGCCGAGGAGGGCCTGTCGTTCGACGAGATCGAGGACCGGGCGGGCGAGGGCGTCTGGGAGCGCATGAAATGGACGGGGATGTACACCCACGGCCGCCAGCGGGGCTATCTGATGATGCGGACGAAGGTCCCTGGTGGGTATCTCACCCCCGAGCAGGCAGAAGTGATCGGCGAGGTCGCAGACGAGTTCGCCACCGCCCCCGAGGAACACGGCGGCAGCGAACAAAACGAGCTGTGGGGCGACGCTTATCTCGACATCACGACCCGCCAGGACGTCCAGATGCACTGGATCGAGATCGAGGACGTCCCCGAGATCTGGGAGCGCTACGACGAGGTCGGCCTGACGACGGTCCAGGGCTGTGGCGACGGCGCGCGCAACGTGCTGGGCTGTCCGGCCGCCGGCCTCGACGACCACGAGTGCTTCGACGCCCAGCCCGTGGTGGATGCGGTCTCGGAGTACTTCACCGGCAATCGCGAGTATGCGAACCTGCCCCGGAAGTTCAAGATGACCATCACCGGCTGCCGGCAGGACTGTGCCCAGTCCCAGATCAACGACGTCGGGCTCGTGCCGGCTCGAAAGGAGATCGACGGCGAGCCCCACTACGGCTTTCACGCTCGGGTCGGCGGCGGCCTCTCGGACGGCCCGCGGATGGCCTCGACGCTCAACGTCTTCGTCCGTCCCGAGGACGCCGTCGAGTTCTGTCGGGCAGTCGCCCAGACGTTCAAGGAGCTCGGCGACCGGCACAACCACGGGGTCTGTCGGATGCGCTATCTCGTCGAGCAGATGGGTCCTGAGAACTTCGAGGCGGCCATCCGTGATCGATGTTCGGTCGATCTCCGCTCGCGCGGGCGAGATCTCACCGAGGGGTACACCGGCGATCACGTCGGCGTCCACGACCAGCGCGAGCCTGGGTTGAAATACGTCGGCTTCAACGTGATCACGGGCCGGATGGGCGGCGACGAGTTCGTCGAGGCGGCCCGTGCGGCCCGCGAGTACGGCACCGAGGAGGCGTCGATCCGGCTCGCGACCGATCAGAACTTCCTGATCAGCCACGTTCCCGAAGAGCGCGTCTCGGACCTGCTCGCCGAACCCTTCGCCGCGGACTACCAGCCCGATCCCGGTCCGTTTTCGAGAGGGGCGGTCGGCTGTACGGGCTCGGAGTTCTGCAACTACGGCATCATCGAGACGAAAAACCGCGTGAAGCACTGGGCGCGCGAGCTCGACGAGCGCATCGAGACGCCCGACGACCTCGAGGTGGTGCGGATGCACATGAGCGGCTGTTCGGCCTCGTGTGCCCAGCCCCAGATCGCGGACATCGGCTTTCGCGGCGAGACCGTGAAAGTCGAGACCGAGGGCAACGCCGACGACGCGATCGTCGAGGGCATGGACTTCGGCCTCGGGGGGAGCCTCGGCACCGACAACGAGTTTCTCGATTGGGTGGAGACGGCCGTTCCGGCCGAGTCGGTCATCCCGGCGCTCGAACAGCTGTTCGCGAGCTACGCCGATGAGCGCCACGAGGACGAGCGCTTCTACGAGTGGACTCGGCGGGTCGACAACGGGCGCCTGCGCACGATCATGCAGGGCGCCGAGGCGAACGTCGCCGGAGGTGTCGCTGCCGATGACTGA
- a CDS encoding alpha/beta hydrolase: protein MATELHPQAEALLHELSEGGVPPLYRQSTAKARETYLELTVSEGGESPEPVDRVNDTTFEGPNGPVSVRSYDPDSTVEGARPTLLFFHGGGWVVGDLETHDLTARALANAADCLVVAVEYRRAPEAPFPAPLEDCYGALDWLAGDPDLGFETNVDVDPDRIAIGGDSAGGTLATGVALLARARDGPAIARQLLVYPVTDHAFETESYTENASGYFITRGDMERFWGAYLETNQDGNHPYVSPLRAPDLTGLPPATVLTAGFDPLRDEGQAYADRLEDAGVPVSRLEYPDMIHGFLTMLTDPEWDRAHEAIGDLAADLRTAYDA, encoded by the coding sequence ATGGCGACGGAACTCCATCCCCAGGCGGAAGCACTGCTCCACGAGCTCTCGGAGGGCGGCGTTCCGCCGCTCTATCGCCAGTCGACCGCCAAGGCCCGTGAGACGTATCTCGAGTTGACCGTATCCGAGGGCGGCGAATCACCGGAGCCGGTCGATCGGGTCAACGATACGACGTTCGAGGGGCCGAACGGGCCGGTATCGGTCCGGAGCTACGACCCCGATAGCACCGTCGAGGGGGCTCGCCCGACACTGCTGTTCTTCCACGGCGGGGGCTGGGTCGTCGGCGATCTCGAGACCCACGACCTGACGGCACGCGCGCTCGCGAACGCCGCCGACTGTCTCGTCGTCGCCGTCGAATACCGACGTGCACCCGAGGCGCCGTTTCCCGCTCCGCTCGAGGACTGCTACGGCGCTCTCGACTGGCTGGCCGGCGACCCCGACCTCGGCTTCGAGACGAACGTCGACGTCGACCCCGATCGGATCGCGATCGGCGGCGACAGCGCCGGCGGAACGCTGGCGACCGGCGTTGCACTCCTCGCGCGCGCCCGCGACGGGCCCGCAATCGCACGCCAGCTGCTGGTCTATCCCGTGACCGACCACGCCTTCGAGACCGAGTCCTACACAGAGAACGCCAGTGGCTACTTCATCACGCGCGGCGACATGGAACGCTTCTGGGGGGCGTACCTCGAGACCAACCAGGATGGGAACCACCCCTACGTCTCCCCGCTTCGGGCGCCCGACCTCACGGGCCTCCCGCCGGCGACCGTTCTCACGGCGGGATTCGACCCGCTTCGCGACGAGGGGCAGGCCTACGCCGATCGTCTCGAGGATGCCGGCGTCCCTGTCTCCCGTCTTGAGTACCCCGACATGATCCACGGGTTCCTCACGATGCTCACCGATCCCGAGTGGGACCGCGCCCACGAAGCGATCGGCGACCTCGCGGCCGACCTCCGAACCGCCTACGACGCCTGA
- a CDS encoding twin-arginine translocation signal domain-containing protein, whose product MSDYNKTRRTFLKGAAATGVAATGITAFSGSAAADEPTVTVDGVEADESDVSIERGNPNAVIENLDIEFDEVDFDQDLDEDFDVDANDVTGTASGTVTGSALPNQNANENAAKDINTDFDDLEFIVTDVDAVGNPSQLVLLEIPDLFLDVLGLLVSLDLELSVEADPEGGLLGQLLEGLGRDGGLV is encoded by the coding sequence ATGAGTGACTATAACAAAACACGCCGAACGTTCCTGAAAGGAGCTGCAGCGACTGGTGTAGCAGCGACTGGCATTACTGCCTTCAGCGGTAGTGCTGCTGCAGACGAACCCACCGTTACGGTCGACGGGGTTGAGGCAGACGAAAGCGATGTCAGCATCGAGCGAGGCAACCCGAACGCCGTAATTGAGAATCTGGACATCGAATTCGACGAGGTCGACTTCGATCAGGACTTAGACGAGGACTTCGACGTCGATGCAAACGACGTAACAGGAACTGCAAGCGGGACAGTGACTGGGAGCGCACTGCCGAACCAGAACGCAAACGAAAATGCCGCCAAGGATATCAATACGGACTTCGATGATCTCGAGTTCATCGTGACTGATGTGGATGCAGTGGGCAATCCAAGTCAGCTCGTCCTGCTGGAGATCCCGGATCTGTTCCTTGACGTGCTCGGACTCCTTGTGAGCTTGGACCTCGAACTATCGGTGGAAGCCGATCCGGAAGGCGGACTGCTGGGTCAGCTACTCGAAGGTCTCGGCCGAGACGGCGGGCTTGTCTGA
- a CDS encoding alpha-ketoacid dehydrogenase subunit beta, translating into MASAGLEAEKTETMTVREAIRETLREELARDEDVFLMGEDIATMGGVLDVTGDLHEQFGKDRVRDTPIGESGFMGAATGAAATGSRPVVELMFSDFIGVAMEQIMNQMAKMRYMFGGKTEMPLTVRTTEGGGMGAASQHSGTVHTWIAHFPGLMAVAPGTPAAAKGLLKSAIRSDDPVFFFENKMIYEQSGEVPVDEDFTIPLGEANVEREGADVTVVATQRLVGESLSVADELDGETDVEVIDLRSLYPLDTDTIVESLNKTGRLVVADESPLSYGTHAEVMARAVENAFYSLDAPIQRVGVPDTHMPFSPPLEQEVLPGSEDVREAIERIA; encoded by the coding sequence ATGGCGAGCGCGGGACTCGAGGCCGAGAAGACCGAGACGATGACGGTTCGGGAGGCGATCCGCGAGACGCTGCGCGAGGAGCTGGCCCGCGACGAGGACGTCTTCCTCATGGGCGAGGACATCGCGACGATGGGCGGCGTCCTCGATGTGACCGGCGACCTTCACGAGCAGTTCGGCAAGGACCGAGTGCGGGACACCCCGATCGGCGAGTCGGGGTTCATGGGCGCGGCGACCGGCGCGGCCGCGACCGGCTCGCGGCCCGTCGTCGAGCTCATGTTCTCGGACTTCATCGGCGTCGCGATGGAACAGATCATGAACCAGATGGCGAAGATGCGCTACATGTTCGGCGGGAAGACCGAGATGCCCCTGACCGTCCGGACCACCGAGGGCGGGGGCATGGGCGCGGCGAGCCAGCACTCGGGGACCGTCCACACCTGGATCGCCCATTTCCCGGGGCTGATGGCCGTCGCGCCGGGGACGCCAGCCGCTGCCAAAGGACTGCTCAAGTCGGCGATTCGCTCCGATGATCCCGTCTTCTTCTTCGAGAACAAGATGATCTACGAGCAGTCGGGCGAGGTGCCCGTTGATGAGGACTTCACTATTCCACTAGGAGAGGCGAACGTCGAACGCGAGGGTGCGGACGTGACCGTGGTCGCGACCCAGCGCCTCGTCGGCGAGTCCCTGTCGGTCGCCGACGAGCTCGACGGCGAGACCGACGTCGAGGTGATCGACCTCCGGTCGCTCTACCCGCTCGACACCGACACCATCGTCGAGAGCCTGAACAAGACCGGCCGGCTGGTCGTCGCTGACGAGAGCCCGCTCTCCTACGGTACGCACGCCGAGGTGATGGCCCGTGCCGTCGAGAACGCCTTCTACAGTCTCGACGCGCCGATCCAGCGGGTGGGCGTGCCCGATACGCATATGCCCTTTAGCCCGCCCCTCGAGCAGGAGGTCCTTCCAGGGAGCGAGGACGTTCGAGAGGCCATCGAGCGGATCGCCTAG